The following proteins come from a genomic window of Malus domestica chromosome 02, GDT2T_hap1:
- the LOC103418066 gene encoding zinc finger CCCH domain-containing protein 64 isoform X1 yields MAPPKILLSGDVSGNLKQLFKRVVSVNKSAAGPFDALLCVGQFFPDSADQLDEFNDYIEGRAQIPLPTYFIGDYGVGAAKVLLAATRDAGNQGFKLDGLKICNSLYWLKGSGKFTLHGLSVAYLSGQQSSDSQQFGTYNQDDVDVLRAIAEEPGIIDLFLTNKWPSGITNRANISDAPSGVSEPFGTDNIVAELVAEIKPRYHIAGTKGVFYAREPYSNVDAVHVTRFLGLAPVGNKDKQKFIHALSPTPASTMSAIEIRAKSTTTTLSPYTYEEKTAHSIEAGKRSSDSISDSQYWRYDVPQKRQKHGDGNRLCFKFVSSGSCPRGESCNFQHDVDAREQSLRGVCFDFMNKGKCERGPECKFKHSLQDEGDSNSQPGRGSGNANRNRSTECWFCLSSPKVESHLIISIGEHYYCALAKGPLVEDHVLLIPIGHSPNTVSLPSECDIELDKFQNALKKYYNKQGKEVVFFEWASKRTTHANLQVVPVPSAKAAALKNIFNLAAERQGFKFTTMKSSNNYDGRTLLGEQFDRNFSFFYVQLPDGTILSHSIEENENFLPQFGRQVMAGLLKKADRDDWKNCTDSKEEETKMVEDFKSGFGEFDPNKSFFPSL; encoded by the exons ATGGCTCCCCCCAAAATTCTGCTCTCCGGCGACGTTTCAGGCAACCTAAAGCAGCTCTTCAAACGCGTCGTTTCG GTCAACAAATCGGCGGCGGGTCCATTCGACGCGCTGCTCTGCGTGGGCCAGTTCTTCCCCGACTCGGCGGACCAGCTCGACGAGTTCAACGATTACATCGAAGGCCGGGCCCAAATTCCTCTCCCGACCTACTTCATCGGCGACTACGGCGTCGGCGCCGCCAAGGTCCTCCTAGCTGCGACGAGAGACGCCGGCAACCAAGGCTTCAAATTGGACGGCTTGAAGATTTGCAACAGCCTCTACTGGTTGAAAGGCAGTGGCAAGTTCACGCTCCACG GGTTATCTGTGGCATATTTATCTGGTCAGCAATCTTCGGATAGCCAACAGTTTGGGACGTATAATCAGGACGATGTTGATGTATTGCGAGCGATTGCTGAGGAGCCAGGAATTATTGACTTGTTCCTAAC TAATAAATGGCCAAGCGGGATCACTAATAGAGCAAATATATCTGATGCTCCCTCTGGAGTTTCCGAGCCTTTTGGCACTGACAATATTGTGGCAGAGTTAGTAGCCGAGATCAAGCCACG CTATCATATTGCAGGCACGAAAGGCGTGTTCTATGCACGTGAACCTTACTCTAACGTTGATGCTGTGCATGTCACACGCTTCTTGGGTCTTGCTCCAGTAGGAAACAAAGATAAGCAG AAATTCATTCATGCGCTTTCTCCTACTCCAGCATCTACAATGTCTGCTATTGAGATTAGGGCGAAGTCGACGACCACTACCTTATCTCCATACACATATGAGGAGAAAACAGCTCATTCAATAGAAGCTGGAAAGAGGTCTAGCGATAGTATTTCTGATTCACAGTACTGGAGATACGATGTCCCACAAAAAAGGCAGAAACATGGAGATGGTAATAGGCTGTGTTTTAAGTTTGTATCATCTGGATCTTGTCCTCGAGGGGAAAGTTGCAACTTTCAACATGACGTAGATGCAAGAGAACAATCGTTGAGAGGTGTTTGTTTCGATTTTATGAACAAAGGTAAATGTGAAAGGGGTCCAGAGTGCAAATTTAAGCACAGCTTACAGGATGAAGGTGACAGCAATTCTCAACCGGGACGTGGATCTGGAAATGCTAACAGAAACAG GTCAACAGAGTGTTGGTTTTGTTTGTCAAGCCCCAAAGTAGAATCACATCTCATTATCAGCATAGGGGAGCATTACTATTGTGCCCTTGCTAAAGGCCCGCTTGTTGAAGATCACGTATTGCTAATTCCTATAGGTCATTCACCAAATACCGTTTCTCTACCCTCAGAATGTGACATTGAGCTCGATAAGTTTCAGAATGCTCTGAAGAAGTATTATAACAAACAAGGAAAGGAAGTTGTTTTCTTTGAATGGGCTTCGAAACGTACGACTCATGCTAATCTTCAG GTCGTTCCTGTTCCTTCAGCCAAAGCAGCTGcccttaaaaatatatttaacttAGCTGCTGAAAGGCAGGGGTTCAAGTTCACAACCATGAAAT CCAGTAACAATTATGATGGGAGAACATTGTTAGGGGAACAGTTCGACAGAAATTTTAGTTTCTTCTATGTTCAGCTCCCTGATGGTACAATCCTATCACATTCGATTGAAGAGAATGAGAACTTCTTACCCCAATTTGGACGCCAG GTTATGGCAGGTTTGTTGAAGAAGGCCGACAGGGatgattggaagaattgtacAGATAGCAAAGAAGAGGAAACCAAGATGGTGGAAGATTTCAAGAGTGGATTTGGAGAATTCGATCCAAATAA GTCATTTTTTCCGTCACTTTGA
- the LOC103418066 gene encoding zinc finger CCCH domain-containing protein 64 isoform X2 has translation MAPPKILLSGDVSGNLKQLFKRVVSVNKSAAGPFDALLCVGQFFPDSADQLDEFNDYIEGRAQIPLPTYFIGDYGVGAAKVLLAATRDAGNQGFKLDGLKICNSLYWLKGSGKFTLHGLSVAYLSGQQSSDSQQFGTYNQDDVDVLRAIAEEPGIIDLFLTNKWPSGITNRANISDAPSGVSEPFGTDNIVAELVAEIKPRYHIAGTKGVFYAREPYSNVDAVHVTRFLGLAPVGNKDKQKFIHALSPTPASTMSAIEIRAKSTTTTLSPYTYEEKTAHSIEAGKRSSDSISDSQYWRYDVPQKRQKHGDGNRLCFKFVSSGSCPRGESCNFQHDVDAREQSLRGVCFDFMNKGKCERGPECKFKHSLQDEGDSNSQPGRGSGNANRNRSTECWFCLSSPKVESHLIISIGEHYYCALAKGPLVEDHVLLIPIGHSPNTVSLPSECDIELDKFQNALKKYYNKQGKEVVFFEWASKRTTHANLQVVPVPSAKAAALKNIFNLAAERQGFKFTTMKSSNNYDGRTLLGEQFDRNFSFFYVQLPDGTILSHSIEENENFLPQFGRQVMAGLLKKADRDDWKNCTDSKEEETKMVEDFKSGFGEFDPNK, from the exons ATGGCTCCCCCCAAAATTCTGCTCTCCGGCGACGTTTCAGGCAACCTAAAGCAGCTCTTCAAACGCGTCGTTTCG GTCAACAAATCGGCGGCGGGTCCATTCGACGCGCTGCTCTGCGTGGGCCAGTTCTTCCCCGACTCGGCGGACCAGCTCGACGAGTTCAACGATTACATCGAAGGCCGGGCCCAAATTCCTCTCCCGACCTACTTCATCGGCGACTACGGCGTCGGCGCCGCCAAGGTCCTCCTAGCTGCGACGAGAGACGCCGGCAACCAAGGCTTCAAATTGGACGGCTTGAAGATTTGCAACAGCCTCTACTGGTTGAAAGGCAGTGGCAAGTTCACGCTCCACG GGTTATCTGTGGCATATTTATCTGGTCAGCAATCTTCGGATAGCCAACAGTTTGGGACGTATAATCAGGACGATGTTGATGTATTGCGAGCGATTGCTGAGGAGCCAGGAATTATTGACTTGTTCCTAAC TAATAAATGGCCAAGCGGGATCACTAATAGAGCAAATATATCTGATGCTCCCTCTGGAGTTTCCGAGCCTTTTGGCACTGACAATATTGTGGCAGAGTTAGTAGCCGAGATCAAGCCACG CTATCATATTGCAGGCACGAAAGGCGTGTTCTATGCACGTGAACCTTACTCTAACGTTGATGCTGTGCATGTCACACGCTTCTTGGGTCTTGCTCCAGTAGGAAACAAAGATAAGCAG AAATTCATTCATGCGCTTTCTCCTACTCCAGCATCTACAATGTCTGCTATTGAGATTAGGGCGAAGTCGACGACCACTACCTTATCTCCATACACATATGAGGAGAAAACAGCTCATTCAATAGAAGCTGGAAAGAGGTCTAGCGATAGTATTTCTGATTCACAGTACTGGAGATACGATGTCCCACAAAAAAGGCAGAAACATGGAGATGGTAATAGGCTGTGTTTTAAGTTTGTATCATCTGGATCTTGTCCTCGAGGGGAAAGTTGCAACTTTCAACATGACGTAGATGCAAGAGAACAATCGTTGAGAGGTGTTTGTTTCGATTTTATGAACAAAGGTAAATGTGAAAGGGGTCCAGAGTGCAAATTTAAGCACAGCTTACAGGATGAAGGTGACAGCAATTCTCAACCGGGACGTGGATCTGGAAATGCTAACAGAAACAG GTCAACAGAGTGTTGGTTTTGTTTGTCAAGCCCCAAAGTAGAATCACATCTCATTATCAGCATAGGGGAGCATTACTATTGTGCCCTTGCTAAAGGCCCGCTTGTTGAAGATCACGTATTGCTAATTCCTATAGGTCATTCACCAAATACCGTTTCTCTACCCTCAGAATGTGACATTGAGCTCGATAAGTTTCAGAATGCTCTGAAGAAGTATTATAACAAACAAGGAAAGGAAGTTGTTTTCTTTGAATGGGCTTCGAAACGTACGACTCATGCTAATCTTCAG GTCGTTCCTGTTCCTTCAGCCAAAGCAGCTGcccttaaaaatatatttaacttAGCTGCTGAAAGGCAGGGGTTCAAGTTCACAACCATGAAAT CCAGTAACAATTATGATGGGAGAACATTGTTAGGGGAACAGTTCGACAGAAATTTTAGTTTCTTCTATGTTCAGCTCCCTGATGGTACAATCCTATCACATTCGATTGAAGAGAATGAGAACTTCTTACCCCAATTTGGACGCCAG GTTATGGCAGGTTTGTTGAAGAAGGCCGACAGGGatgattggaagaattgtacAGATAGCAAAGAAGAGGAAACCAAGATGGTGGAAGATTTCAAGAGTGGATTTGGAGAATTCGATCCAAATAAGTAA